One Sulfurimonas sp. C5 genomic region harbors:
- a CDS encoding malic enzyme-like NAD(P)-binding protein, with protein MGKKAIEKEALEYHQFPKPGKLATEITKSVATQKDLSLAYTPGVAIPCLEIEKDPDNAYKYTAKSNLVGVISNGTAVLGLGDIGALASKPVMEGKGVLFKKFSGLDAYDIEVDTKSIDRFCSVVSAIAPTFGGINLEDIKAPECFEIERRLVDELDIPVMHDDQHGTAVISTAAIMNACEIANKDITKLKIVVVGAGAAAISCARLYREIGVKNILMMDSKGLVHKGRSDLNDFKREFATQDYMTHDEIFENSDVIVGLSRPGTFQIEDVKKMCENPIIFTLANPTPEIFPEDTRAARPDAIVATGRSDYPNQVNNVLGFPFIFRGAMDVRARKINTQMKLAASKALAELAKQEIPEYLHEIHGRKLKYGKEYIIPSPFDKRLVVEVSAAVAEAAVESGSSHMKDFNIDEYKKELATRI; from the coding sequence ATGGGTAAAAAAGCGATTGAAAAAGAAGCATTAGAGTATCATCAGTTTCCAAAACCGGGCAAATTGGCAACTGAGATTACAAAGAGTGTAGCGACACAAAAAGATCTTTCTTTAGCATATACTCCAGGTGTTGCTATACCTTGTTTAGAGATCGAAAAAGATCCGGACAACGCTTATAAATATACTGCAAAAAGTAACCTTGTTGGTGTTATTTCAAACGGTACTGCAGTACTAGGATTAGGTGATATAGGTGCACTTGCTTCTAAACCTGTTATGGAAGGCAAAGGGGTACTGTTTAAAAAATTCTCTGGACTTGATGCGTATGACATTGAGGTAGATACGAAAAGTATCGATAGATTTTGTTCTGTAGTATCTGCAATAGCACCAACATTTGGAGGGATTAATCTTGAAGATATTAAAGCTCCTGAGTGTTTTGAGATTGAACGCCGTTTGGTTGATGAGCTTGATATCCCTGTAATGCATGATGATCAACATGGTACGGCTGTAATCTCTACGGCAGCGATTATGAATGCGTGTGAGATTGCAAATAAAGATATTACAAAACTAAAAATTGTCGTTGTGGGTGCAGGGGCTGCTGCGATCTCTTGTGCAAGACTTTACCGTGAAATCGGTGTAAAAAATATTTTAATGATGGATTCTAAAGGTTTAGTACATAAAGGGCGAAGCGATCTTAATGATTTTAAGCGTGAATTTGCAACACAAGATTATATGACGCATGATGAGATCTTTGAAAACTCTGATGTTATTGTAGGTCTTTCACGTCCGGGAACTTTCCAGATTGAAGATGTAAAAAAGATGTGTGAGAATCCTATCATCTTTACTCTTGCAAACCCGACCCCGGAAATTTTTCCTGAAGACACAAGAGCAGCTCGTCCAGATGCGATCGTAGCAACGGGAAGAAGTGATTATCCTAATCAGGTAAATAACGTTTTAGGATTCCCGTTTATCTTTAGAGGGGCTATGGATGTTCGTGCGAGAAAAATCAATACTCAGATGAAACTTGCAGCCTCTAAGGCACTTGCAGAGTTGGCAAAACAAGAGATACCTGAGTATCTACATGAAATCCACGGACGCAAGCTAAAATACGGTAAAGAGTATATTATCCCTTCACCGTTTGACAAGCGTCTTGTAGTTGAAGTCTCAGCTGCAGTGGCAGAAGCAGCAGTTGAGAGTGGTTCATCACATATGAAAGATTTTAATATAGATGAATATAAAAAAGAATTGGCAACTAGAATTTAG
- a CDS encoding peptidylprolyl isomerase: MEKITKNTLVSISLKLEDEKGNLIDESDELMYLHGAYKQIFQKLEDELEGKTINDTFDIILAPSEAFGEYDESLVVKELRQDLPEDLAVGMELEGEDEEIAWVVESIEDEHVVLNANHELAGITLRATGEILELEHLSDAGVEEILNMEHHH, encoded by the coding sequence ATGGAAAAAATCACAAAAAATACACTTGTATCTATCTCTCTAAAACTAGAAGATGAAAAAGGTAATCTTATAGATGAAAGTGATGAACTTATGTATCTTCACGGGGCTTATAAGCAAATATTTCAAAAACTGGAAGATGAGCTTGAAGGCAAAACAATCAATGATACTTTTGATATTATATTAGCTCCTTCGGAAGCATTTGGCGAGTACGATGAGTCTTTAGTTGTAAAAGAATTACGTCAAGATTTACCTGAAGATTTAGCCGTAGGAATGGAACTCGAGGGTGAAGATGAAGAGATTGCTTGGGTTGTTGAGAGTATAGAGGATGAACATGTAGTATTGAATGCAAATCATGAACTTGCAGGAATTACCTTAAGAGCAACAGGTGAAATTTTAGAACTTGAACATCTTTCAGATGCAGGAGTAGAAGAGATATTGAATATGGAACATCATCACTGA
- a CDS encoding type II secretion system protein: MKRSAFSLIELIFVIIIMGILSAVVLPKMVGIQEAASNKVVESFVNTVNRSAFPGMYASTPYGSIKNLSLLKYVTIPVQITSIDLTGCGTGVFAPVGQTTVGKTIYCRDGNATYPPLLSFSSTDLNTSLK, encoded by the coding sequence ATGAAACGTAGTGCTTTTAGTTTAATTGAATTAATCTTTGTAATAATTATTATGGGTATATTGTCTGCTGTTGTCCTTCCTAAAATGGTAGGTATTCAAGAAGCAGCAAGCAATAAAGTAGTTGAAAGTTTTGTCAATACTGTTAATCGTAGTGCTTTTCCTGGAATGTATGCATCTACACCTTATGGATCTATCAAAAATTTATCTTTGTTGAAGTATGTTACAATTCCTGTGCAAATAACTTCGATTGATTTAACTGGCTGTGGAACGGGTGTTTTTGCTCCTGTTGGTCAAACAACAGTTGGTAAGACCATATATTGTAGAGATGGAAATGCAACATATCCACCACTTTTGAGTTTTTCTAGTACAGATTTAAATACATCATTAAAGTGA
- a CDS encoding DUF2920 family protein: MNKNITSLTVNIDSCNDFELNIERQNPLSYTVTYPIDAQINTVVFIIAGFGADADSEYIKNLTTFVAETFSVAVVSVTYHCFYSRPAIGAEIGFDDIDIVVLEDILKQYQVDLNGIELTRDNILNALNQAIIHKKATNQLQRNHKVILPMTLIPPNNEYQNFGIMQALDHLYVLQDLKKRIPNLSKELKTVFFGSSHGGYIANLIAKLAPNQVDYVIENSTYVQPPLQYIVGKESDIFKPEFIATWSEHLETNCFTQTVWTTNKNSPYFFSNDRYRIRNLMDEEHLQIMSDHSENKTHYISYHSKYDGLVNVEEKIAYCKLLSEKEFPVKLHLIENKDQIDGKFIKNLDHAMGMSIKELIKKELPAILNESIELKKNSEEKIVYPCDSQEYSIIINDDAITCTCQ, translated from the coding sequence ATGAACAAAAATATAACAAGTTTAACAGTAAATATAGACTCATGTAATGATTTTGAATTGAACATTGAAAGACAAAACCCTCTTTCATATACAGTAACGTATCCTATTGATGCTCAAATTAATACGGTTGTATTTATAATAGCCGGTTTTGGTGCGGATGCAGATAGTGAATATATAAAAAACTTAACAACTTTTGTAGCTGAGACTTTTTCTGTTGCAGTTGTAAGTGTAACTTACCATTGTTTTTATTCTCGTCCTGCTATTGGTGCAGAGATAGGCTTTGATGATATTGATATTGTAGTTTTGGAAGACATACTAAAACAGTACCAAGTTGATTTAAATGGAATAGAGTTAACTAGAGATAATATATTAAATGCCTTAAATCAGGCTATTATACATAAAAAAGCTACAAATCAACTACAAAGAAACCATAAAGTAATTCTCCCTATGACACTAATCCCGCCTAATAACGAATACCAAAACTTTGGAATTATGCAGGCTTTAGACCATTTATATGTATTACAAGATTTAAAAAAGCGTATACCTAATTTAAGTAAAGAACTAAAAACAGTTTTTTTTGGAAGTTCACACGGAGGTTATATAGCCAATTTAATAGCTAAACTTGCTCCTAACCAAGTAGATTATGTTATAGAAAATTCAACATATGTTCAACCCCCTTTACAATATATTGTGGGTAAAGAGTCAGATATTTTTAAACCGGAGTTTATTGCAACATGGTCTGAGCATTTAGAAACAAACTGTTTTACTCAAACTGTTTGGACAACAAATAAAAATTCACCTTATTTTTTCTCTAATGACAGATATCGTATTCGAAACCTAATGGATGAAGAACATCTGCAAATAATGAGTGATCATAGTGAAAATAAAACACACTATATATCCTATCATTCCAAATATGATGGCTTAGTTAACGTTGAAGAAAAAATTGCATACTGTAAGCTGTTATCAGAAAAAGAGTTTCCAGTTAAATTACATCTAATAGAAAACAAAGATCAAATTGATGGGAAATTCATTAAAAATTTAGACCATGCAATGGGTATGTCAATTAAAGAACTAATCAAAAAAGAATTACCTGCTATTTTAAATGAGTCTATCGAGCTGAAAAAAAACAGTGAAGAAAAGATAGTATATCCTTGCGATTCTCAAGAATATAGCATCATTATCAATGATGACGCAATTACATGTACATGCCAATAA
- a CDS encoding diguanylate cyclase — MIYIIFILIFLIFFLYFRFRKQEQKLIEAKEKYESIVEDLGENFFAYRMDADLKFVYFSKNMENILGVAPKDVLGKTFDGMLEWTGDSIEVGEKSLEAYYTGQQHSDLTMMSFIHPISGDERFIRVADHAVHDSSGKLLWIEGILEDITQRVNAEKALHQKKLELEKLATTDILTGVYNRYSIMKHIEEEIQRIKRKEESVSLIMYDFDHFKYINDNFGHDMGDYVLQEATQVIGRVIREIDTLGRYGGEEFLILLPYSNLSNALEVAERVREAIASHHFEGLKQVTISLGVAEYQENESLQSLLKRIDEKMYQSKHLGRNLVSS; from the coding sequence ATGATATATATTATTTTTATTTTAATTTTTTTAATCTTTTTTCTTTATTTCAGATTTCGTAAGCAAGAACAAAAACTTATTGAAGCTAAAGAGAAGTATGAATCTATCGTTGAAGATTTGGGAGAAAACTTTTTTGCATATCGTATGGATGCAGATTTAAAGTTTGTCTATTTTAGTAAAAATATGGAAAACATACTCGGTGTTGCTCCGAAAGATGTTTTAGGAAAAACTTTTGACGGAATGTTAGAGTGGACAGGTGACTCTATAGAAGTAGGTGAAAAGAGTCTCGAAGCCTATTATACAGGGCAACAACATAGCGATCTAACTATGATGTCTTTTATCCATCCCATCAGTGGAGACGAGAGATTTATCAGAGTAGCGGATCATGCCGTTCATGACAGTTCAGGTAAGTTACTATGGATAGAAGGGATTCTTGAGGATATTACCCAAAGAGTAAATGCAGAAAAAGCACTTCATCAAAAAAAACTGGAACTTGAAAAACTTGCTACTACAGACATTTTAACAGGTGTTTACAATCGCTATTCAATTATGAAACATATTGAAGAGGAGATTCAGCGTATAAAACGTAAAGAAGAATCTGTATCGCTTATTATGTACGATTTCGATCATTTTAAATATATAAATGACAATTTCGGACATGATATGGGAGACTATGTCTTACAAGAAGCTACACAAGTTATAGGTCGAGTTATTAGAGAAATTGATACATTAGGTCGATATGGCGGTGAAGAGTTTCTTATCTTGTTACCATACTCGAATTTATCTAATGCTTTAGAAGTTGCAGAAAGAGTTAGAGAGGCCATCGCTTCTCATCACTTCGAAGGTTTAAAGCAAGTAACAATTAGTTTAGGAGTTGCTGAATACCAAGAGAATGAATCTCTCCAAAGTTTATTAAAAAGAATTGATGAGAAAATGTATCAATCAAAACACTTAGGTCGAAACTTAGTATCTTCATAA
- the ilvD gene encoding dihydroxy-acid dehydratase, with protein sequence MRSDTIKKGFDKAPHRSLLRATGLKDEDFDKPFIGVANSFIDIIPGHFFLQEYGRIVKEAIREAGGVPFEFNTIGVDDGIAMGHDGMLYSLPSRELIADSIETVMNAHKLDAMICIPNCDKIVPGMIMGALRVNVPTVFVSGGPMPAGHKKDGTPIDLATAFEAVGKFNDGKMTEEELYEIECEACPSGGSCSGMFTANSMNTLSEAMGIALPGNGTILAMTPERIELVKKAAKRVVEMAKANDPKYNLRNVLNEKAIHNAFVVDMAMGGSSNTVLHLLAIAKEAEVEFDITKINEISQKVAHIAKISPSLSTVHMDDINRAGGVNAVIKEVSRRGDDLLFLDNPTVTGETLGERIADAEIKDTSVIHTNENAYSQVGGLSILFGNLAEEGAVVKTAGIAPSMRQFKGKAICFNSQPEAIMGIMNKKVKAGDVVVIRYEGPKGGPGMQEMLAPTSLIMGMGLGESVALITDGRFSGATRGASIGHVSPEAAEGGLIALIEDGDEIEIDVDTHKLQLNVDYEILEQRRLHFKPYKNEVKSKWLKRYQLLVSNASNGAVLKTEL encoded by the coding sequence ATGAGAAGTGATACTATCAAAAAGGGCTTTGATAAGGCCCCACACCGTTCACTACTACGTGCAACGGGTTTAAAAGATGAGGATTTCGATAAACCGTTTATCGGAGTTGCGAACAGTTTTATAGATATTATTCCAGGACACTTCTTCTTACAAGAGTATGGCCGCATTGTAAAAGAGGCTATACGTGAAGCTGGTGGTGTTCCTTTTGAATTTAACACCATCGGTGTTGATGACGGTATTGCGATGGGGCATGACGGTATGCTTTATTCGCTTCCGTCACGTGAGTTAATTGCAGATTCAATAGAGACTGTTATGAATGCACATAAACTGGATGCGATGATCTGTATCCCTAACTGTGACAAAATTGTTCCGGGTATGATTATGGGCGCTCTTCGTGTAAACGTTCCAACTGTATTTGTTTCAGGTGGTCCAATGCCGGCTGGTCATAAAAAAGATGGTACACCTATCGATTTAGCTACAGCATTTGAAGCGGTTGGAAAATTCAATGACGGTAAAATGACAGAAGAAGAGCTTTATGAGATCGAATGTGAAGCATGTCCGTCTGGTGGAAGCTGTTCAGGTATGTTTACTGCAAACTCTATGAACACATTATCTGAAGCTATGGGGATTGCACTCCCTGGGAATGGAACTATTTTAGCAATGACACCTGAGAGAATCGAGCTTGTTAAAAAAGCTGCTAAACGTGTTGTTGAGATGGCTAAAGCAAATGATCCGAAATACAATTTAAGAAATGTATTGAATGAAAAAGCGATTCATAATGCATTTGTTGTAGATATGGCAATGGGTGGAAGTTCAAATACGGTTCTTCACCTTTTAGCGATCGCAAAAGAAGCAGAAGTTGAGTTTGACATTACGAAGATTAATGAGATCTCTCAAAAAGTTGCACACATTGCAAAAATTTCACCTTCACTTTCTACTGTACATATGGATGATATTAACCGTGCAGGTGGTGTTAATGCGGTTATAAAAGAAGTAAGTCGTCGTGGTGATGATCTTTTATTCCTTGATAATCCGACTGTAACTGGTGAAACTCTTGGTGAAAGAATCGCAGATGCGGAGATTAAAGATACTTCAGTAATCCATACAAATGAAAATGCTTACTCTCAAGTAGGTGGTTTATCGATTTTATTTGGTAACTTGGCAGAAGAGGGTGCTGTTGTTAAAACTGCAGGAATTGCACCAAGTATGCGTCAGTTTAAAGGGAAAGCTATCTGTTTTAACTCACAACCTGAAGCGATTATGGGGATTATGAATAAAAAAGTAAAAGCGGGTGATGTTGTAGTTATCCGTTACGAGGGACCAAAAGGTGGACCGGGTATGCAAGAGATGCTGGCACCTACTTCACTTATTATGGGTATGGGACTTGGTGAGAGCGTTGCGTTAATTACAGACGGAAGATTCTCAGGAGCTACTCGCGGTGCTTCAATAGGTCACGTTTCTCCAGAAGCTGCTGAAGGTGGTTTAATCGCTTTAATTGAAGACGGTGATGAAATCGAGATCGACGTAGATACACATAAATTACAATTAAATGTAGATTATGAAATTTTAGAGCAAAGAAGACTTCATTTTAAACCATATAAAAATGAAGTAAAATCAAAATGGCTAAAAAGATATCAGCTGTTAGTATCAAATGCATCAAACGGTGCTGTATTAAAAACTGAATTATAG